A segment of the Thalassospira sp. ER-Se-21-Dark genome:
GCGTAAACCAAAGTAATCAGATATCTCAGATATCTAAGTTCAAGCCTAGGAGTATAGTAAAATGGCCGATCTTAAGGCACTCGTTGACGAGCTTTCCAAGCTCACCGTTCTTGAAGCTGCAGAACTTTCCAAAATGCTCGAAGAAGAGTGGGGCGTTTCCGCCGCTGCTCCGGTAGCTGTTGCTGCTGCTGGTGGCGCTGCTGCCGGTGCTGCTGCTGCAGAAGAAAAAACCGAATTCGACGTTATCCTCGCTTCTGCTGGTGACAAGAAAATCAACGTCATTAAAGAAGTACGCGGCATCACCGGTCTTGGCCTCAAAGAAGCCAAAGACCTGGTTGAAGGCGCTCCGAAAGCCGTCAAAGAAGGCGTTGCTAAGGACGAAGCCGAAGAAATCAAGAAGAAGCTGGAAGAAGCCGGCGCAACCGTCGAACTCAAATAATCGACGGCTTCTTGCCAAGGTCTGGGTCGGCGTCCTTCGGGCGCCGGCCCTTCCGTCTCTGTGCACTACGGCAATCGTGCCGAGCCCGTGCAGAGGCGCGAACAGGAATTTAACGGTTGACGCTGCCAAAGGTAATCGTACATAACGTAAGGCCGTTTAGGTCAGAGGTTATCTTTGACGGCGTCGACAGCCGAGGGATCAGTGATCTCAATCAAGTTGGATGTCAAATAACATCCACAGTCATAATCAAGTGAACGCCCGCCCCGTACGGGGCTCGGGCGTCGTTGTGCTGTATGCGTTTTGCGCGACTCGCGAATGTGACAGAGCAGGGACGAACGAGTTCGGACGGTGTGGGGAGGCGCGATTAAAGGAACGATGATGGATAAGTCCTTTACTGGTCGAAAGCGCATCCGCA
Coding sequences within it:
- the rplL gene encoding 50S ribosomal protein L7/L12 — protein: MADLKALVDELSKLTVLEAAELSKMLEEEWGVSAAAPVAVAAAGGAAAGAAAAEEKTEFDVILASAGDKKINVIKEVRGITGLGLKEAKDLVEGAPKAVKEGVAKDEAEEIKKKLEEAGATVELK